From a region of the Wenzhouxiangella sp. XN24 genome:
- a CDS encoding DUF3185 family protein, which produces MHWTRILGIALIVAGAIMLYMGWTATESLTEQASEAIAGSYTEGTRRYLIGGAVSAVVGLLLVVFGARR; this is translated from the coding sequence ATGCACTGGACGAGAATCCTGGGAATCGCGCTGATCGTCGCGGGCGCGATCATGCTGTACATGGGCTGGACGGCGACGGAGAGCCTGACCGAGCAGGCCAGCGAAGCGATCGCCGGCAGTTATACCGAGGGCACGCGCAGGTACCTGATCGGCGGCGCGGTGTCGGCCGTCGTCGGTTTGCTCCTGGTGGTTTTCGGCGCCAGGCGCTGA